GGCAATCATTTTAATTGGCacgttcttctcattttttttagtataaatttaggattaaatttttttgaaaaacttcaatacattttcattgaataattttttatttattgcatACGTAATTTTTAGtagaaatttgagaaaaatgatgcatataatttcataaatccATTAATTTTCACTTCCGAATTTCCTCctataaacaataataacaaataataataataaataaatggttgattgaaattttttgtatAAAGGCGCGTGGCTGTTCATGGTCCAAAGGATGAGCTTTGGAGAGCTTGCGTTATCAATTTAGGggcggttttttttttttttttttttttttNTTTTGCTGAGGTCGAGGCATTTACTCCTGTTTCGTTCGTTCATCTGCGTATTAGAACATCCAATCCAATTGTTTCATCTTCGTCTTCATCCTCAGGTGATCTCTGTACTGTACGACGCGACTGCTTCAGTTTTGGTGCTGTGTTGAATTCCGATGGCGTTACCGGTCGTAGACACCGAGTACCTCAAGGAGATCGAAAAGGCTCGCCGTGACCTCCGCGCTCTCATTGCCAACCGGAACTGCGCGCCGATCATGCTTCGTTTGGCGTATGCTTTCTCATCATTGACTTTGATTGATTATTTGCAAGTATAGGAATAAATGATGTATTTCTCGGATTGTTATTTGTGtcgtttcgtttttctctcgAGTTCGGTTGATTGAATGAGGGAGGCGGACAGTTGAGCGATGCTTTTAGGACAGCCTGATATGGACGAAATAGGAATTCTCCGATTTCGATGGTTTTTTTTGTCTGTTGAGCGATGGTTTACTTTCTCTCTGATTTTGTTTGAGTGATTTCTGACAAACAACTGTAGCTAATTTTCGACGTTGCTAAGACTGTAGCGTGTTTTGTAGTTGGCACGACGCTGGTACGTATGATGTGAGTACGAAAACTGGTGGGCCTAATGGATCGATTAGGAATCAGGAGGAGTATTCTCATGGTTCTAATAATGGTCTGAAAAAGGCTATTGATTTTTGTGGTACGCTTTCTGATTCCTTCAGTGTTTTATTCTTTGCGTCGACGACCGTGTATACTGAAAGTCAATTAAATAAGTTATCTGAATAAGGTTCAAAGTATCTTCACTAATGTTAGCTTAGAGAAATTATAGTGGAGCTgtatcacaatttttttttttttgattcaCCGAGAATATCCACGAAATATTGCAAATTAACACGCTTGACTTACACTTCGAGCATAggaattattttttgttttctaatccTAGTTTAGGATCTCTTAGAAGATTCTAGTCTCTTGTCTCTGCTAATGAGCGTGAGAactgttttgtttctttattttaatgtttttcttttccattttccccTTTATAACAGAGGAGGTGAAATCTAAACATCCGAAGATTACTTATGCAGACCTATACCAGGTAACTGAGACTATTACGGTCGTGTAGATATGCATTTTACGTGGAATAGATTCCGCAAAGGATCTATATGtgtttttaatgtaaatatgaGAAATATAATGTGATTGATTATAACGGCCCAaatccatcgctagcagatattgtcctctttgggcttttccctttcgggcttcccttcaaggctttaaaacgcgtccgctAGGGGaacgtttccacacccttataaatggtggtttgttctcctccccaacgaacgtgggatatcacattgataattgatttattaatgGAATTTAGATGAATTTCTTTACCTTCTAAAGTTGAATTGTGATCATGGGCTTGCTACTTATAGAACCGAAGATTGTATTGCATGGATGTTGGTGTTTACTACCATGGTCAAGCGCTTGTACTTGACTTGTGTTGTTAAGCATTTCAACTTCTCTCGCTGTTAATCTTTTCCAACTGGAGTTTGAAGTAGAAGTGAAATTTTATTAGCATAGTAGGTTCgtaatataatttctaaagcTCTTTATAGTGCCAGACAAAGATGCGTGCATCGTCCAAATTCATATGCTATACATACCTATGTATTTTAGCAAACAAGTTTATACATGCTTTTTCATAACTCCTAGATAAAAGCTTGATGAAAGTGTCAATTGTAATAGGAAAACTTTATTTACCAGAGTCTgtgaaggaaaattttcaaactagAAGTCCTGTACTGTAATTAGAAgtagtgattttttttttttttcttttttttttggcaatgATAAATTAATGTGATAGAAACTGCATCTGGAGTTGATGAGAAATTGGCCAGAATTGCGGTTCACATGAACTCCCCACCTCACAAATAAGTcgagggaaaagaaaataatccaTGTCCCAAATTTGAGtgaatttttcatatatttgatCCTACTGCCTCAGTGAGCCAAAGGTGGCACCAGTCATGGGTACTGAAGTACAAAGTGATGAGTGTAAATGTTAGGAAAAGGCAGATGTAAGAGTGTCAGATATTCATTTTTACTAGATCATAGCATCAATACTTGTTTCAATCTTACACATTCACCATGGCAGACTCAAATATTGTCATGCATCTACTATGACAAGAACAATGAGATTTTCTAGTATACACTACTCACTAATGCTGTAAAGTTTCTTACAATCCCCCAAAATCTGATAGTGTTAAATATACTCAATTCAGCTAGCTGGTGTAGTTGCCGTTGAGGTCACTGGAGGCCCCACTATTGACTTTGTTCCTGGTAGAAAGGTACagtaatttgtttgtttcttgtaGCATCTGATGGTTACATCATCTACTGTGGTAGCGCCTGAATCATTTGTCCTCAGGATTCAAAAATTTCTCCCAGGGAAGGCCGACTTCCTGATGCAAAAAAAGGTATAATAATTCTTTAATGTTGTATGTAGCTTCGTGCATTCCTGCAAATTGAATGATATATGTATGCCTTCTTTGCATCCAGCTATGTACTGTGAATGAATAATATGATGGTTCAGTTTGTCGGTGACTAGTTTAACGTGatcattatattttgtaatCATTTGTCAAGGAGAAAGACAAGGAAGAAGAACTGCAAATTTTTTtggtattattattagttGCAATTTGCCGTTAAACTTTTACTCGTGTTGTAAGAAAGTAAGCTGAAGTTTGGACAGCTTACAGGTTCTAATTGGAATTGTAAGGTGTCAGTGCCACAGTCTTGACTGTGATTTAATCATGTTGATAATAGAGTTCATTCCACTATAATAGGAAAAGCATGTGCAGACTCCGAATGCTTCTACTCCTTTGGTTCTATGAATCCCGACGGACTCTTTTATGCAATAAGAAATCCGCATAGGAGTGAAAAAGACCAATACAGATAGATAGTAAGTCAATGCTTTTCCCCTCGGAGCCAAAATCTTCCTTTCTTCACCATAGCAAAGGTCTAAccttcttctttcattgaaGAAAGCAGTTCTTTTTGTCGAAGATAGGAGGAtgatataatatcttaattCATTCTCTAATAATAACAGTTCTTTACAGGGTGAGGTGGGGTAATCTGCACCAAAGCCATGATTGTTTGATATTGTAGTTGTAATATTATCTTTCTAGTAGTAGTCTAGTATTCAAACAAATAGTCTTTGCCTCATATACATTTTTGTATATACTGAAGTATACAGACGGAAAGGGAGCAAGTGTCAAGAGAAGTCAGCTCTCTACATGATAATTCATATTTGGACTAtgcttttttaatataatattttgtgaTATTGATCTGTATTTTTCTGGAAGCTTCGTAATTTTCCTAGGGTTTAATGATAATGATACATTTTGTGCATTCTTGCTTTCATGCTTAATTTTCTTTAGGAAATTGTTACTTATAGAAGttgattttataaatgttagcttttttctaatttgatgatagGTGCACCACATCTGCGTGACATTTTTTATAGAATGGGCCTGTCTGACAAGGATATTGTTGCATTGTCTGGGGCTCACACATTGGTAATTTATTCACACAATTCTTTCATGGCTTTATTGTTCCACTAGTTGAATCATAAGTTGTGAACTCTTATGTTACAGGGAAGAGCACATCCGGAGAGATCTGGTTTTGATGGACCTTGGACAGAGGATCCTCTGAAGTTTGATAACTCTTATTTTGTGTAGGACTCGAGCTGTATCTCaaactaatcattttataTCATCTTAATTAACAATGCATTGCGTATGCCATTATTTCTGATTGCTGTCAATTTGATGTTGATAGGGAACTGTTGAAAGGAGAATCAGAGGGACTATTAAAACTTCCTACTGACAAGGCTTTACTTGAAGATCCTGAGTTCCGTCCGTACGTCGAATTGTATGCAAAGGTAAGGCCGTCTTTTATAAGTTATGGATAAGTGGgaaaatttaccattttgcTACCATAAGAGGAAACTAAAAGATTGTACTGTAATGGTTAGCTCAATCTTAATATAAAGAATCCGCTTGGTCTAGACTATAGGAGTTCGTTGAAGTGGCTCAAACGGAGAAACTAGTCCTTACTTTTGTAGTCTTAAACTGTATATAACTTTTCCCTGAATAGagagaatttgacaactagttgTATCCCCCTTAGTATATTTTGAGGCGATTCAGGTCAGGCTTGGACGTGATTTCGCCGAATGGTCATACAAAATCAAGGGGAGGAGTTGGCAACTAGTCACACCCTCTATAGTGCATTTTGGGACAATTCTGGTCTaacaggcctagacatgattttgccAAATCGTCATACAAACTGAAAATACAATAGTAAAGCAATACAACATGGAATAACATAAAGGGTTCAACGTGGCATGCGCATGCGGCCACGGGCAACACGCACTAGACGAGCATGACTAGATTGACAATAACAAAGATTGTgcattttggttgtttttaatttatttttttagtaactCATCACTGAAAACAGAAGCTTGGTTCTTTGGAATTGTTGAGTACGATTATGGTACATTGTAGTTGCGTTACAACATGATGATTGATTTTATAACGACATGATGATTGATTTTATAGAAGTGATCCAacaatttaatgatatttcaGATCAATTTGATACGAAATGGAAACTAAGGATTCATTTGAAATTATGCCATGGTTTAAGGaccaaaaatatgttttagcTGTTCTCTTATTCAGCTACACATATATATGAGTACTTTTTTATTCCATTCTTGTCCATTTGTACAGGATGAAGATGCATTCTTCAAAGATTATGCCGAATCACACAAGAAACTCTCAGAGCTAGGCTTCACTCCGGGTTCCGCTAGGGCAATTGCGAACGACAGCACTGTATTGGCACAAGGTGCCGTCGGAGTTGCGGTTGCAGCTGCTGTGGTAATTCTGAGCTATTTCTATGAAATTcgcaaaaatttgaagtaattagCAAGGTCAACTCGTCGTCTATATAGCAATATTGAGTTCATTTCTAGACATGAAAAATTGTTCCCTTGAGATCTAATACATACCAGTAAAACAATCTAGACATCATACTGATTCTATGTATTAGCTTCATAAACAAAATCACTCaacatgattattattataccaTGAAACTTTACGACTTGCTTTATATGTTTAATTCCTTGTTGCCTCATTCAGAGCAGTGTTCCTCGTACCTGATGATTCAGTTAAGAAGGTAATCTCTAATTTGTTGCATCTTGAAACTTCAGTTGACTTTACATTATCTTTCATTTGGGATAAATTAGCCATTGTGAAGTCAATTTTTAGGGAGATTTTGGTATATTATTGATCCTTGAATCTGATCAGATCTCTTCCAGTAGATGGAATTGACCAAATTTTGTTAGGAAAAATGGTAGCAGAGGCTTTTAGGAACACGTGAAGTTCTAGAAATAGAGACATTTAAACCTTTgaccttctttcttttggtaTTTACAAGGAGCTGCCTTTTGTTGAATGGGCAATCCCTCTCTTCTAGAAGACTGACCCTTGGGAGTAAATGTAGGCAAGTGTTGTGTATTGTGAATTGGAATCTATGTTCTTTTGTGTAAGCTTTTTGAACAACACTCCCCCACCAAACCCAGGAATAGAGAGCCAATAGCCATCCcatttggaatattttaagatttatacTACCACTGTTATGTCAATTCATTTACCAAACCAAGCCCACAAGAAAGTGAGAAGCAATGGACAAAAATATCCCTCACCTAAAATCAACAGACTCCTTCCTATAATAAAGGAATAtgaaatcaaatcaagaaaggATGTGTGTCAAAACACCTAAAGCTCGTCATTCTGAATTTAGATTCAACATCGAATGAAAACAtgttaattaaaacatacgttaaacatttagaattttttcACACCTAAAATGTCTTGAATCATAGCTTTGAACTTATATATGCCAATCTTCTTCACAAATTTTTAAGGGCTTTTTGGACTAGTTCCCTACATTTTTTACCCTTATGGAGCTGGTTTTGACGTTATCAGGAGCAATCGGGGTGAGCGCAACCATTGTTTTACCATTTGAAGTGTAATTAAGCTAAAGTAGAGGATTATTTGAGACCTTTAGGTGGATTAAGCCCTTTCACGTGTCCTAACTCAATGTCATGGACCTATGTAGGTTGACTTGTGTTTCAAGGTAGGTTTTTGACGTTGTTAGGAGCAATCGAGGTGAATGCAACCACTTTTTCACCTTGAAGTGTAATTAAGTTAAAATAGAGGATTGTTTGAGATCTTTAGGTGGATTAAGTCCTTCCACATGTTCTAACTCAATGCCATGGATCCATATAGGTTGACCTGTGTTTCAAGGATAGTTTTGAGCTAGTGTCAAAAATAAGATAGCAACTTCGGCTTAGGCCAATCAAATAAGTGACTCTACTGTTGGCTTGGTTGCTATGTTATACTATGTTATACTATGTTAAACTATATTGTGTTAGCTCATGTTTATGAGCTATGCTATAATGTGATTATGTCATGTTATAGAAtcatatttatgatattgataatttatgattagagatgtccatttaaTTCGCGTTGATGGGGCGGAGGTTCTCTATTTAGACGAGAATGGAGGAGAAAGTGGAAAGAGATTTCTCCCCATTATATAAATAGGGTCATAAACGAAGATTAGACgaagattatattttttgttcttgttcttattctcGCCCAACTCTTGGCCCCCTCCGCCTTCATTGGGTTTTATATCTTCGAAGTTCCAATAGATTTAATGTCTTGTTTCCATGTTAGTAGTCACAAATGTTAAACATTTGGATTATTGGaccaatttattttatgtcatttgtgtggttttgttttggttgcATTCATCGTCGTCGATTCAACtattaaattgttaataaaaaaaactcactaTTTTTTTGGTGctatttttccaaattttgttattattttttttgattgatcaacaaataataatttataatgtgattcaacaaaaatttctaataacaggaatgaaaataaaaagtatacattaaaaagtttttttaaaatgactaTTTTTCCCAAGAACAATAAACCTACACATTTCTTGTGGCGGTGGGTTGGGGATTGGACATCCC
This sequence is a window from Cucurbita pepo subsp. pepo cultivar mu-cu-16 chromosome LG04, ASM280686v2, whole genome shotgun sequence. Protein-coding genes within it:
- the LOC111792489 gene encoding L-ascorbate peroxidase 3-like, which codes for MALPVVDTEYLKEIEKARRDLRALIANRNCAPIMLRLAWHDAGTYDVSTKTGGPNGSIRNQEEYSHGSNNGLKKAIDFCEEVKSKHPKITYADLYQLAGVVAVEVTGGPTIDFVPGRKDSKISPREGRLPDAKKGAPHLRDIFYRMGLSDKDIVALSGAHTLGRAHPERSGFDGPWTEDPLKFDNSYFVELLKGESEGLLKLPTDKALLEDPEFRPYVELYAKDEDAFFKDYAESHKKLSELGFTPGSARAIANDSTVLAQGAVGVAVAAAVVILSYFYEIRKNLK